A stretch of Aristophania vespae DNA encodes these proteins:
- a CDS encoding transcription antitermination factor NusB has product MHQVDPVRDLAFEIVRGVMEHRRMLETTLDRSTVQDGRDRAAAHRLAATTLRHWGSMNELIQPLLRKEPPMVVRCALLLGVAQLVHLETPPHAAVGTVVDLLHRNKLSPFSGLANAVLRRISRESESLQEGLDQQRLDVPAWLWTAWGRRARAITKGFYQEAPLDLTLSPGAAAPEGGEILLKNTVRFPAGTKITTLPGFEEGDFWAQDLAASMPVRLMGKIEGLKIADLCAAPGGKTAQLVSAGAQVTAIEREKPRATRLQENLERLGLKAEILVQDALSWQPQTPLDAVLLDAPCSATGTLRRHPDVLWVKRPRDVKALAEGQDAFINAAYKMLREGGMLLYAVCSLQDEEGPERIKAALESGLWQLEPFTEEELASLPEARTSEGFFRTHPGMLADKGGMDGFFAARLIKQRL; this is encoded by the coding sequence ATGCACCAGGTTGATCCGGTGCGGGATCTGGCTTTTGAGATCGTGCGGGGTGTTATGGAGCATCGCCGTATGCTCGAAACGACTCTTGACCGCAGTACCGTGCAGGATGGGCGTGACCGAGCCGCGGCTCATCGTCTGGCCGCAACAACATTGCGTCATTGGGGAAGTATGAATGAACTCATTCAGCCCCTATTGCGTAAAGAACCCCCTATGGTTGTGCGTTGTGCCCTCCTACTTGGTGTGGCGCAATTGGTACATTTGGAGACTCCACCTCATGCGGCAGTGGGGACGGTTGTTGATTTATTACATCGCAATAAATTATCGCCTTTTTCTGGCCTTGCGAATGCTGTTTTAAGGCGTATTTCCCGTGAAAGCGAAAGCTTGCAAGAAGGGTTGGATCAGCAGCGCCTTGATGTGCCTGCCTGGCTATGGACGGCTTGGGGGCGCCGGGCACGGGCCATAACAAAAGGATTTTATCAGGAAGCTCCTCTCGATTTAACACTGAGTCCGGGTGCCGCTGCTCCCGAAGGTGGAGAAATCCTGTTAAAAAATACAGTGAGATTTCCTGCCGGTACGAAAATCACGACTTTGCCAGGGTTTGAAGAGGGGGATTTTTGGGCTCAGGATCTTGCTGCTTCAATGCCTGTCAGACTTATGGGAAAAATTGAAGGGCTGAAAATTGCTGATCTCTGCGCGGCACCGGGCGGTAAAACAGCACAACTCGTAAGTGCAGGAGCGCAGGTTACAGCCATAGAGCGGGAAAAGCCTCGGGCGACAAGATTGCAAGAGAATTTGGAGCGTTTGGGACTGAAGGCCGAAATTCTGGTCCAGGATGCTTTAAGCTGGCAACCCCAAACCCCTCTTGATGCTGTTTTATTAGATGCTCCATGCTCGGCAACAGGCACCTTACGGCGACACCCAGATGTTTTATGGGTTAAACGTCCGAGAGATGTAAAAGCTTTGGCAGAGGGGCAAGATGCTTTTATTAATGCCGCTTATAAGATGTTACGTGAAGGTGGCATGTTGCTCTATGCAGTCTGTTCTTTACAGGATGAAGAAGGCCCAGAGCGTATTAAAGCGGCCTTGGAGAGTGGTCTTTGGCAGTTGGAGCCTTTTACGGAAGAAGAGCTTGCAAGCCTGCCTGAAGCTCGGACAAGTGAAGGGTTTTTCCGCACCCATCCGGGCATGTTAGCCGATAAAGGTGGAATGGATGGTTTTTTTGCAGCACGTCTCATAAAACAAAGGCTTTAA
- a CDS encoding cysteine synthase A, translating into MTNSSVSTHFSTGLTIGHAKPAYSMIEAIGNTPLIRLKHASEATGCEIYGKAEFMNPGGSVKDRAALAIIKDAFARGALKEGGTVVEGTAGNTGIGLTLVAQAMGCKAVIVVPETQSREKLDFLRMIGADLRLVPAKPYRDPGNYVHVSQRLAQEMGAFWANQFDNTANREGHRHSTAPEIWAQLDGKIDAFTCSCGTGGTLAGVALGLRDLAQKANVKAPEIVLADPEGSGLYGWVKDNDLSVQGSSITEGIGQSRITANLDGSAPDHAERISDSEALEEIFRLTQEEGLSVGGSSGINVASAIRTARRLGPGHHIVTILSDGGARYQSKLFNPEFLKSKNLPTPPWM; encoded by the coding sequence ATGACAAATTCTTCAGTTTCTACTCATTTCTCAACAGGCCTGACGATAGGCCACGCAAAGCCAGCTTACTCTATGATCGAGGCGATCGGTAACACACCCTTGATCCGCCTAAAACATGCATCAGAAGCTACAGGCTGTGAAATTTATGGCAAGGCAGAATTCATGAATCCTGGCGGCTCTGTTAAAGACCGCGCTGCCTTGGCTATTATTAAAGATGCATTTGCACGTGGTGCGCTTAAAGAAGGCGGCACCGTCGTAGAAGGCACAGCAGGTAATACGGGTATTGGCCTTACACTCGTTGCCCAGGCTATGGGCTGCAAAGCTGTTATTGTCGTTCCCGAAACGCAAAGCCGTGAAAAACTTGATTTCTTGCGCATGATTGGCGCTGATTTACGCCTAGTGCCAGCAAAACCTTATAGAGACCCCGGAAATTACGTTCATGTTTCTCAAAGGTTAGCTCAAGAAATGGGGGCTTTTTGGGCAAACCAGTTTGATAATACAGCCAACCGTGAAGGCCACCGCCATAGTACGGCTCCAGAAATCTGGGCACAGCTTGACGGAAAGATTGATGCTTTTACCTGTTCTTGCGGTACTGGCGGCACATTAGCAGGTGTCGCGCTCGGTTTGCGTGACCTAGCCCAAAAAGCAAATGTAAAAGCCCCCGAGATTGTCCTTGCCGACCCCGAAGGATCGGGTCTTTATGGGTGGGTTAAAGATAATGACTTAAGCGTTCAGGGCTCTTCAATTACCGAAGGCATTGGCCAATCCCGCATTACCGCCAATTTAGACGGTAGCGCCCCCGACCATGCAGAACGCATTAGTGATTCCGAAGCACTTGAAGAGATTTTCCGCCTCACACAAGAAGAAGGCTTATCTGTCGGTGGTTCATCAGGAATCAACGTAGCCTCTGCCATTCGTACAGCACGCCGCTTAGGACCTGGGCATCATATTGTAACAATCCTAAGTGATGGTGGCGCTCGCTATCAATCTAAGCTCTTTAACCCAGAATTTTTAAAGAGCAAAAACCTTCCGACACCGCCCTGGATGTAA
- a CDS encoding rhodanese-like domain-containing protein, whose translation MKNLSATQAWDFLQNHADAVLIDVRTPPEWASVGFPDLSSIGKEALAITWTMEEAEAFDPILLDAVKNKEIPLLFICRSGQRSLRAAMQAENCGYQNVINITDGFEDRHGPATGWRASGLPFIVRPL comes from the coding sequence ATGAAAAATTTATCAGCAACGCAGGCGTGGGATTTTCTTCAAAATCATGCCGATGCGGTTTTAATAGATGTAAGAACACCCCCCGAATGGGCTTCAGTAGGGTTTCCTGATTTATCCTCAATAGGTAAAGAAGCATTAGCCATTACATGGACAATGGAAGAGGCAGAGGCCTTCGACCCCATTTTGCTAGATGCAGTAAAGAATAAAGAAATACCTTTATTATTCATTTGCCGTTCAGGCCAACGCTCTTTGCGTGCCGCGATGCAGGCCGAAAATTGTGGTTATCAAAATGTCATTAATATTACAGACGGTTTTGAAGACAGACATGGCCCTGCCACAGGGTGGCGTGCAAGCGGTCTCCCTTTTATTGTCCGTCCTTTATAA